From one Neorhizobium galegae genomic stretch:
- a CDS encoding metallophosphoesterase family protein: MKIIQITDTHFSPEKPHFNGNWAPLLTWIEDTRADLIIHTGDLTVDGADKPGDITFCMDLMRQVSVPMLIVPGNHDVGHLPGSAQPVNAGRLERWRELAGEDRWFHDAGEWRLVGLNSLLLGQENEEEEAQFEWLTKTLEERNSRRIALFAHKPLFVDGPHEGDTGYWGARPKERAQLFDLFAAHDVALFASGHLHWAWQGRHENMALTWGPSAAFIIDKLEREMPGERLIGAAVHTFGDDVQTEIVAVPGMTAYVIDDVIDEIYPRPVKTEAAE; the protein is encoded by the coding sequence GTGAAGATCATCCAGATTACCGACACCCATTTCAGCCCGGAGAAGCCACATTTCAACGGCAACTGGGCGCCGCTGCTGACCTGGATCGAGGATACCCGGGCCGATCTCATCATCCATACCGGGGATCTGACCGTCGATGGCGCCGATAAGCCGGGCGACATCACTTTCTGCATGGACCTGATGCGTCAGGTTTCGGTCCCGATGCTGATCGTGCCCGGCAACCACGATGTCGGCCATTTGCCGGGTTCCGCCCAGCCGGTCAATGCCGGGCGCCTCGAGCGCTGGCGGGAACTCGCAGGCGAGGACCGTTGGTTTCACGACGCCGGCGAATGGCGTCTCGTAGGGCTCAATTCGCTACTCCTCGGCCAGGAGAACGAAGAAGAGGAGGCCCAGTTCGAATGGCTGACCAAAACACTGGAAGAGCGGAACAGCCGCCGCATCGCCCTCTTCGCCCACAAGCCGCTTTTCGTCGACGGACCGCATGAGGGCGATACCGGTTACTGGGGGGCGCGGCCGAAGGAACGCGCCCAGCTGTTCGACCTGTTCGCCGCGCATGACGTGGCACTTTTTGCCAGCGGCCACCTGCATTGGGCATGGCAGGGCCGCCATGAGAATATGGCACTTACCTGGGGTCCCTCGGCTGCCTTCATCATCGACAAGCTGGAGCGTGAAATGCCGGGAGAGCGTCTGATCGGCGCCGCCGTTCACACCTTCGGCGACGACGTACAGACCGAGATCGTCGCCGTGCCGGGTATGACCGCGTATGTCATCGACGATGTTATCGACGAGATTTATCCACGTCCGGTGAAGACGGAGGCGGCCGAATGA
- a CDS encoding ABC transporter ATP-binding protein, which translates to MTALSLRGIEKSFSGNPILKGVSLDAGPGEFIALVGPSGCGKSTLLRILAGLESADAGEIMLGDRDLSPVPAADRNIAMVFQSYALYPHLTAAQNIAVPLVMRKLTRAQRLPLIGPLMPGQRKAVATIKRDVREMAVSLKIDHLLDRKPGQMSGGQRQRVALGRAMVRRPSVFLMDEPLSNLDANLRVHARGEIVELHRRAGVPTLYVTHDQAEALSMADRVAVMIGGSLLQLAPPQVIYDDPAHIEVARFIGQPRINLFPSQVGADGAIAFGDIRVALHRETVAAGASVTIGIRPEFIRVSRSGQQGLPARIDRIEFLGSEIILYCRLDAIGEPVVAKLSPAEGVGLAAGMPVRLDFSADRLFVFAEEGHRLSSTPVDAAVRLETAHG; encoded by the coding sequence ATGACCGCTCTTTCGCTTCGCGGCATCGAAAAATCCTTCTCCGGCAACCCGATCCTCAAGGGCGTCAGCCTCGATGCCGGTCCGGGCGAGTTCATTGCCCTTGTCGGCCCTTCCGGCTGCGGCAAGAGCACGCTCCTGCGCATCCTTGCCGGCCTCGAAAGCGCTGACGCCGGCGAGATCATGCTCGGCGACCGCGACCTGTCGCCGGTGCCGGCGGCCGACCGTAACATCGCCATGGTGTTCCAGTCCTACGCGCTCTACCCGCACCTCACGGCGGCCCAGAACATCGCCGTGCCACTCGTCATGCGCAAGCTGACGCGGGCGCAGCGCCTGCCGTTGATCGGCCCGCTGATGCCCGGCCAGCGCAAGGCGGTGGCGACGATCAAGCGCGACGTGCGCGAGATGGCCGTGTCGCTGAAGATCGACCACCTGCTCGATCGCAAGCCCGGCCAGATGTCCGGCGGCCAGCGCCAGCGCGTCGCGCTCGGCCGCGCCATGGTGCGCCGCCCCTCCGTCTTCCTGATGGACGAACCGCTTTCCAACCTCGACGCCAACCTGCGCGTCCATGCCCGCGGCGAAATCGTCGAATTGCACCGCCGCGCCGGCGTGCCGACGCTCTATGTCACCCATGACCAGGCGGAAGCCCTGTCCATGGCCGACCGCGTTGCGGTGATGATCGGAGGTTCGCTGCTGCAGCTCGCCCCGCCGCAGGTGATCTACGACGATCCGGCGCATATCGAGGTGGCCCGTTTCATCGGCCAGCCGCGCATCAACCTTTTTCCGTCGCAGGTCGGGGCTGATGGCGCGATAGCGTTCGGCGATATCCGGGTCGCATTACACCGTGAGACGGTTGCTGCGGGCGCATCCGTGACGATCGGCATTCGGCCGGAATTCATCCGCGTCTCCCGCAGCGGCCAGCAGGGCCTGCCGGCACGCATTGACCGCATCGAGTTCCTGGGCTCCGAGATCATCCTCTATTGCCGCCTGGATGCGATCGGCGAACCCGTGGTCGCCAAGCTTTCGCCCGCCGAAGGCGTCGGTCTTGCCGCCGGCATGCCGGTACGTCTCGACTTCTCCGCCGACCGTCTCTTCGTCTTTGCCGAGGAGGGCCATCGCCTGTCCTCGACACCGGTCGATGCTGCTGTCAGGTTGGAGACGGCTCATGGCTGA
- a CDS encoding carbohydrate ABC transporter permease, translated as MADAVAAALPLVRKPARSAAERQEARAALVLSLPAMVLLFVFILLPVAVVILFGFTDYELGYAGFRFVGFDNYTELFTNRTFRRSLWNTTVYTAIVAPISIFMALGLAMLIESENIGRSFFRTAYFLPVASLLVAMATVWQYLFHPTIGPINALLALGGLPRPNWLGASTSVLYSLSIIGIWQSVGFNLVLFLAGLTAIPRELYHAAHVDGARSAFDRFRLVTWPMLGPTTLFVTTISIINAVKVFETVKTLTEGGPNKASEVLLFTIYQEGFVYLKVGYASAMTVVFLIILVVLMFLQYRVQDKQVHYS; from the coding sequence ATGGCTGACGCGGTCGCTGCTGCACTCCCACTGGTCAGAAAACCTGCCCGTTCGGCTGCGGAGCGGCAGGAGGCGCGCGCTGCACTCGTGCTGTCGCTGCCGGCTATGGTTCTCCTGTTCGTCTTCATCCTGCTGCCGGTGGCGGTAGTGATCCTGTTCGGATTTACCGACTACGAGCTCGGTTATGCGGGTTTCCGGTTCGTCGGCTTCGACAACTACACCGAGCTCTTCACGAACCGGACCTTCCGCCGCTCGCTGTGGAACACGACGGTCTATACCGCGATCGTCGCACCGATCTCGATCTTCATGGCGCTCGGCCTGGCGATGCTGATCGAAAGCGAGAATATCGGCCGTTCCTTCTTTCGAACCGCCTATTTCCTGCCGGTCGCCTCGCTGCTCGTCGCCATGGCGACCGTCTGGCAATATCTCTTCCACCCGACGATCGGCCCGATCAACGCGCTTCTGGCGCTCGGCGGCCTGCCGCGTCCCAACTGGCTCGGCGCCTCGACATCCGTCCTCTACAGCCTGTCGATCATCGGTATCTGGCAATCGGTCGGCTTCAATCTCGTCCTGTTCCTGGCCGGGCTCACTGCAATCCCCCGCGAGCTCTATCACGCAGCCCATGTCGATGGCGCCCGCTCCGCCTTCGACCGGTTCCGGCTGGTCACCTGGCCGATGCTCGGGCCGACGACGCTGTTCGTCACGACGATCAGCATCATCAATGCGGTCAAGGTCTTCGAGACGGTCAAGACGCTGACCGAGGGCGGGCCGAACAAGGCTTCCGAAGTGCTGCTCTTCACCATCTACCAGGAAGGGTTTGTCTACCTGAAGGTCGGCTACGCCTCGGCGATGACCGTCGTCTTCCTGATCATCCTGGTGGTGCTGATGTTCCTGCAATACCGCGTCCAGGACAAGCAGGTGCATTACTCATGA
- a CDS encoding carbohydrate ABC transporter permease: protein MNTQAFTLGRVVRLSILIFGAVIFLAPYIFMISTAGKAQSDIFSSSLSLIPQHWSYVQNFAKALTRVSMTRLLFNGVAVCALIFVFQVMIAIPCAYAMAKLKFRAARLMMVLVMLGLLVPIHATALPLYVAFDRMAVLNSYFALVAPFTISVFGIFLFLQFFRAIPDDLIHAARLDGMSELGIIGRVIVPNAWPAITAFAIFSVVAHWNDLYWPLIVVSNQAYATPPLGLLYFRAAEAGDDYGALMAATLIITTPLVAAFLLAQKRFVEGITMTGLKG, encoded by the coding sequence ATGAACACGCAAGCCTTCACCCTCGGCCGCGTCGTCCGCCTGTCGATCCTGATCTTCGGGGCGGTGATCTTCCTTGCCCCCTATATCTTCATGATCTCGACCGCCGGCAAGGCGCAGAGCGACATCTTCTCCTCGTCGCTGTCGCTCATCCCGCAGCACTGGTCCTACGTCCAGAACTTCGCCAAGGCGCTGACGCGCGTCTCGATGACGCGGCTGCTTTTCAACGGCGTCGCCGTCTGCGCGCTGATCTTCGTTTTCCAGGTGATGATCGCCATCCCCTGCGCCTACGCCATGGCGAAGCTGAAATTCCGCGCCGCAAGGCTGATGATGGTGCTGGTCATGCTCGGCCTGCTGGTGCCGATCCATGCCACCGCCCTGCCGCTCTATGTCGCCTTCGACCGCATGGCGGTGCTCAACAGCTATTTCGCGCTGGTCGCCCCCTTCACCATCTCGGTCTTCGGCATCTTCCTGTTCCTGCAGTTCTTCCGCGCGATACCGGACGATCTGATACATGCCGCCCGGCTCGACGGCATGTCGGAGCTCGGCATTATCGGCCGCGTGATCGTGCCGAATGCCTGGCCAGCGATCACCGCGTTCGCGATCTTCTCGGTCGTCGCGCACTGGAACGACCTCTACTGGCCGCTGATCGTCGTTTCCAACCAGGCCTATGCAACGCCGCCGCTCGGTCTCCTCTATTTCCGTGCTGCCGAGGCCGGCGACGACTACGGCGCGCTGATGGCCGCCACGCTGATCATCACCACTCCCCTCGTTGCGGCTTTCCTTCTGGCACAGAAGCGCTTCGTCGAGGGCATCACCATGACCGGTCTCAAAGGCTGA
- a CDS encoding ABC transporter substrate-binding protein, with protein sequence MKHLTNILAAAAIAMTVSLPAHAETTLTVHYPMPGFFKDVMDTISKKFMEENPDIKIQFANPSATYEEGIQLIMRQAGTAEMPDLTFIGLNRLRMVQERDLPVDLAPFIAKEGDMGKLGFSDNILKLAQVKGKQVGLAFATSNPIMYYNADLVKAAGGNPDVPPKTWDEVIALGAKIKALGNGVEGIDFRWQGDDWMFSALLFGAGGQMLSTDEKSVAFAGPEGLKAVETLDRMVKQGGLPVFTAQAGEQAFFAGKVGIEFKTTGALRNTIKSVGDKFDLRTAQIPLIDPVKGKLPTGGNAVVILARNADKQQAAWKFAKFAAGPYGASVVVPGTGYVPNNELAAKSPDYLGNFYKQNPLFVAGLSQMDRMVPWYAFPGTNGVKVTQAIVENLSRIVEQQATPKEALEDAASEVKGLLPRS encoded by the coding sequence ATGAAGCATCTCACCAACATCCTCGCCGCCGCGGCGATTGCCATGACGGTGTCGCTTCCGGCCCATGCCGAAACGACATTGACCGTGCATTATCCGATGCCGGGCTTCTTCAAGGACGTGATGGACACGATCTCGAAGAAGTTCATGGAGGAAAATCCGGACATCAAGATCCAGTTCGCCAATCCGTCGGCGACCTATGAAGAGGGCATCCAGCTGATCATGCGCCAGGCCGGCACGGCGGAAATGCCGGACCTGACCTTCATCGGCCTCAACCGCCTGCGCATGGTTCAGGAGCGCGACCTGCCCGTCGATCTCGCCCCGTTCATCGCCAAGGAAGGCGATATGGGCAAGCTCGGCTTTTCCGACAACATCCTGAAGCTCGCCCAGGTCAAGGGCAAGCAGGTCGGCCTCGCCTTCGCGACGTCGAACCCGATCATGTACTACAATGCCGATCTGGTGAAAGCTGCCGGCGGCAATCCGGACGTTCCGCCGAAGACCTGGGACGAAGTCATCGCGCTCGGCGCCAAGATCAAGGCGCTCGGCAACGGCGTAGAAGGCATCGATTTCCGCTGGCAGGGTGACGACTGGATGTTCTCGGCGCTTCTGTTCGGCGCCGGTGGCCAGATGCTGAGCACCGATGAAAAGTCCGTCGCTTTCGCCGGCCCGGAAGGCCTGAAGGCTGTCGAAACGCTCGACCGCATGGTCAAGCAGGGCGGCCTGCCGGTGTTCACCGCCCAGGCCGGTGAACAGGCATTCTTTGCCGGCAAGGTCGGCATCGAGTTCAAGACGACCGGCGCGCTGCGCAACACGATCAAGAGCGTCGGCGACAAGTTCGACCTGCGCACCGCGCAGATCCCGCTGATCGATCCGGTCAAGGGCAAGCTGCCGACCGGCGGCAATGCCGTCGTCATCCTCGCCCGCAATGCCGACAAGCAGCAGGCCGCCTGGAAGTTCGCCAAGTTCGCCGCCGGTCCCTACGGCGCCTCCGTCGTCGTCCCCGGCACCGGCTATGTTCCGAACAACGAGCTCGCCGCCAAGTCGCCGGATTATCTCGGCAACTTCTACAAGCAGAACCCGCTGTTCGTTGCCGGCCTCAGCCAGATGGACCGCATGGTTCCGTGGTACGCCTTCCCAGGTACCAACGGCGTCAAGGTCACCCAGGCGATCGTCGAGAACCTGTCACGCATCGTCGAGCAGCAGGCGACCCCGAAGGAAGCTCTCGAAGACGCTGCTTCCGAAGTGAAGGGCCTGCTGCCGCGCAGCTAA
- a CDS encoding substrate-binding domain-containing protein: protein MTTLQQVATRAGCSLATASRALNRNGNVSDRMARRVRRAAAELGYRPINSASGRPGQRPVVGVLIPSITNPVFASSLSSIQNRMLVAGHGVLIAQSNYDPAREVDAVASLLNDRPTGLILTVCDPATSVALMASLPPTVLLHNMPTALFPAAVTVDNRSAGHELTALLIGLGHRRILFVSGVFATSDRARFRHEGYRDAMAESGIPPLEAVQIPFVSGYDQLDLSAALSMFSPTAIIASNDLLAFGVIGALRREGLSVPKDISVAGFDGISIGRLMDPPLTTIEMPDASMGAAAASLLLDMAENAAPARHLDVAYMLRRGGTVRAV, encoded by the coding sequence ATGACGACTTTGCAGCAGGTGGCGACAAGAGCCGGATGTTCGCTGGCGACCGCGAGCCGGGCGCTCAATCGCAACGGCAATGTCAGCGACCGCATGGCCCGCAGGGTCCGCCGCGCGGCAGCAGAACTCGGGTATCGGCCGATCAATTCAGCGTCCGGCAGACCTGGGCAACGGCCGGTGGTCGGCGTGCTGATCCCCAGCATCACCAATCCCGTCTTCGCCTCGTCGCTTTCCAGCATCCAGAACCGCATGCTGGTTGCCGGCCATGGCGTGCTGATCGCCCAGTCGAACTACGACCCTGCACGCGAGGTGGACGCAGTCGCCTCGCTCCTCAACGACCGGCCGACCGGCCTGATCCTGACCGTCTGCGATCCGGCCACGAGCGTTGCCCTCATGGCCTCGTTGCCGCCGACCGTGCTCCTCCACAACATGCCGACCGCGCTGTTTCCCGCCGCCGTCACCGTCGACAACCGGAGCGCTGGCCACGAGCTGACCGCGCTGCTGATCGGACTTGGGCATCGCCGCATTCTGTTCGTCTCCGGCGTTTTCGCGACCTCCGACCGCGCCCGGTTCCGCCACGAAGGCTATCGCGACGCCATGGCGGAAAGCGGTATTCCGCCGCTGGAGGCGGTGCAGATCCCCTTCGTCAGCGGATACGACCAGCTCGACCTCAGCGCTGCGCTCTCCATGTTTTCGCCGACGGCGATCATCGCCTCGAACGATCTCCTGGCATTCGGGGTCATCGGCGCCCTGAGGCGCGAGGGGCTTTCCGTGCCGAAGGACATTTCGGTCGCCGGGTTCGACGGCATTTCGATCGGCCGGCTGATGGACCCGCCATTGACGACCATCGAAATGCCCGATGCCAGCATGGGGGCTGCGGCAGCCTCCTTGTTGCTCGACATGGCCGAGAACGCCGCTCCGGCCCGTCATCTCGATGTGGCCTATATGCTGCGGCGAGGCGGCACGGTGCGGGCGGTCTGA
- the aztD gene encoding zinc metallochaperone AztD produces MNLSLTSNRLVAAVASGLIFAASGAFADDDHETKEAWRLFVGDHTNPVVRAINFENGKELGRYNVKGPAALTASASGQTVFATQSDHDIVHVIKTGIDFSDHGEHRDLEVSDVGLLPVTFEGKRPFHIVPHDDHAILFYDRGGKADIIDETALLEGRADVKTVDTTKPHHGVAVTMGRFVLVSVPNTDVETKPDELPPRVGLRIVDEVGKQRGDVAKCTDLHGEATSARLVAFGCKEGVLVARPGGIDGPKLDMLAYPADLPKGSTGTLLGGKAMQFFLGNYGEDKIVLIDPDAEEHFRLIGLPTRRVDFLLDPATPRNAYILTEDGDLHVLDVIKGEIARKAKVTEPYSKDGHWRDPRPRLAVADGHIVITDPRHSLVRVVDAESLKEVRTIPVEGKPFTIVAVGGSGASH; encoded by the coding sequence ATGAATTTGTCCCTCACTTCAAACCGTCTGGTAGCCGCTGTAGCGTCAGGTCTGATCTTCGCGGCTTCCGGAGCGTTTGCCGATGACGATCATGAGACGAAGGAAGCATGGCGTCTGTTTGTCGGCGACCACACGAACCCCGTCGTGCGTGCCATAAACTTCGAGAACGGCAAAGAACTCGGCCGCTACAACGTCAAGGGTCCCGCGGCCCTGACCGCCAGTGCGTCCGGCCAGACCGTATTCGCTACCCAGTCAGATCATGACATCGTGCACGTCATCAAGACTGGCATCGATTTCTCCGATCACGGCGAGCATCGGGATCTGGAGGTTTCCGACGTCGGGCTGTTACCCGTGACTTTCGAGGGCAAGCGTCCCTTCCACATCGTTCCGCATGACGACCATGCGATCCTCTTTTACGATCGAGGCGGCAAAGCGGATATCATCGACGAAACAGCTCTTCTTGAGGGCAGGGCTGACGTGAAGACAGTCGACACGACGAAGCCGCATCACGGCGTAGCGGTGACGATGGGCCGTTTCGTGCTCGTGTCGGTCCCAAACACTGACGTCGAAACCAAGCCCGACGAACTGCCGCCGAGGGTCGGTCTTCGCATCGTCGATGAGGTGGGCAAGCAGCGCGGCGACGTCGCGAAGTGCACCGATCTTCACGGCGAGGCCACCTCGGCCCGGCTGGTTGCCTTCGGTTGCAAGGAAGGCGTTCTCGTTGCCCGGCCCGGCGGCATTGACGGACCGAAGCTGGACATGCTCGCTTACCCGGCGGACCTGCCAAAGGGCAGCACCGGGACCTTGCTTGGTGGCAAGGCGATGCAGTTCTTCCTCGGCAACTACGGCGAGGACAAAATCGTCCTGATCGATCCGGACGCCGAGGAGCACTTCCGGCTGATCGGCCTGCCCACCCGCCGCGTCGACTTCCTGCTGGATCCGGCAACGCCGCGCAATGCCTACATCCTAACGGAGGACGGTGATCTTCATGTGCTGGACGTGATCAAGGGCGAGATCGCTCGCAAGGCCAAGGTCACCGAGCCCTACAGCAAGGACGGCCATTGGCGTGATCCGCGGCCGCGTCTTGCCGTTGCGGACGGACATATCGTCATCACCGATCCGCGGCACTCGCTGGTTCGCGTCGTCGATGCGGAAAGCCTGAAGGAGGTCCGCACAATCCCCGTCGAAGGAAAACCCTTTACGATCGTTGCCGTCGGCGGCTCCGGCGCATCGCATTGA
- a CDS encoding (2Fe-2S) ferredoxin domain-containing protein: MQRLAKLAAGMTGAGTVRFAFTEQGTPSLREALSNLLDEDVETIVIVPLVLPMEPSFHIWLTKSLARWKAADSRPWPALSVAKDIASSRLMAQLLGELLETAEELDAPKTETPPVIEGSLVPAQKRRVLVCQGGPCNAAGADVIWGHLRNQQERQKLRAAGDGTMTAKSTCLGPCSLGPVLQVFPEGTYYGGVTEDAIDRIIGEHLLDGRIVEDFAYHPTGRKQRLRTSSEQNNRREN; this comes from the coding sequence ATGCAGCGACTCGCGAAGCTTGCGGCCGGCATGACCGGGGCCGGAACGGTGCGGTTCGCCTTTACCGAGCAGGGAACCCCCTCCCTGCGCGAAGCGCTGTCCAATCTGCTCGATGAGGATGTCGAAACCATCGTTATCGTACCGCTCGTCCTGCCCATGGAGCCGAGCTTCCATATCTGGCTGACGAAATCTCTGGCGCGCTGGAAGGCCGCCGACAGCCGCCCCTGGCCGGCCTTGTCCGTCGCCAAGGATATCGCCTCCAGCAGGCTGATGGCGCAGCTTCTTGGCGAACTGCTGGAGACGGCCGAAGAGCTGGATGCCCCAAAGACCGAAACCCCACCTGTCATCGAAGGTTCACTCGTGCCGGCCCAGAAACGCCGCGTGCTCGTCTGTCAGGGCGGTCCCTGCAACGCGGCCGGAGCCGATGTGATCTGGGGACATCTGCGCAACCAGCAGGAGCGGCAGAAATTGCGCGCTGCCGGCGACGGCACGATGACCGCAAAATCCACCTGTCTCGGTCCCTGCAGTCTGGGGCCTGTGCTGCAGGTGTTTCCGGAAGGCACCTATTACGGCGGCGTCACCGAAGATGCGATCGACCGGATTATCGGCGAGCACCTGCTTGACGGCCGGATCGTCGAGGACTTCGCCTATCACCCAACGGGCCGCAAGCAACGGCTTCGCACTTCATCCGAACAGAACAACAGGAGAGAGAATTGA
- a CDS encoding ABC transporter substrate-binding protein — translation MTSQTLSRLAAAWLTAATFATAGTVFAGEPLRVGATYITSGTDPAKGSNGWALVSHGVGENLFTVDRNGKLVPELAEKAERIADLTWTVTLKPGRLFSDGTPVTARAVAAGFDTTFANNKAALATGGKLTFEAGDDLTLKVTTEKPVPFIQALFAEWPLIAYKPTEAGNAVFSGPYRISGFKTDAAITLEPNVHFAGADQRSPVKFRKFGDAQTLTLALEAGELDMAFGLPSEVVTRLKTNPDLTIKSFPVGYQYLAFFNTARPLLADVKVRRAIDLAFDRKELAAAINGGEPATGAYAAYFPFASQEARPTDLARAGALLDEAGWAKGSGGMREKGGTPLRLLVITYPQRPDLVTMLPVVKAELAKIGIAVDTQVVENIQQVASAGDFDIALWAQHTAPSGDAAFFLNSMLRSGASLNYAKYASQDFDAILDRFATEGDPAKRVAIALDAQQKIFADAPASFLVSPVWYVGLSKRLKNYEPWGSDYHVLRADIGETE, via the coding sequence TTGACGTCGCAGACTCTATCGCGCCTGGCAGCCGCCTGGCTCACCGCCGCCACCTTTGCCACCGCAGGCACTGTGTTCGCAGGCGAGCCGCTTCGCGTCGGTGCCACCTACATCACCAGCGGTACGGACCCGGCCAAGGGCTCGAACGGCTGGGCGCTGGTCAGCCATGGCGTCGGCGAGAACCTCTTCACCGTCGATCGGAACGGCAAGCTCGTGCCGGAACTGGCCGAGAAGGCGGAGCGTATCGCAGACCTGACCTGGACCGTGACCCTGAAACCCGGCCGCCTGTTCTCCGATGGCACGCCCGTCACCGCCAGGGCAGTGGCAGCCGGTTTCGATACCACATTCGCCAACAACAAGGCGGCGCTCGCGACCGGCGGCAAGCTGACCTTCGAGGCGGGCGACGACCTGACGCTGAAGGTGACGACCGAAAAGCCGGTGCCGTTCATTCAGGCACTCTTCGCCGAATGGCCGCTGATTGCCTATAAACCCACCGAGGCCGGCAATGCCGTCTTCAGCGGTCCTTACCGGATCTCCGGTTTCAAGACGGATGCCGCGATCACGCTGGAGCCCAACGTGCATTTCGCCGGCGCCGACCAGCGTTCGCCGGTCAAATTCCGCAAGTTCGGTGATGCCCAGACCCTGACGTTGGCGCTGGAAGCCGGCGAACTCGACATGGCGTTCGGCTTGCCGTCGGAAGTCGTTACCCGGCTCAAGACCAATCCGGACCTGACGATCAAGTCGTTCCCGGTCGGGTACCAGTATCTTGCTTTCTTCAATACCGCCCGGCCGCTGCTGGCCGACGTGAAGGTGCGTCGGGCGATCGATCTGGCCTTCGACCGCAAGGAGCTTGCAGCCGCCATCAACGGCGGCGAACCGGCCACCGGTGCCTACGCCGCCTATTTCCCCTTTGCCAGCCAGGAGGCACGCCCGACCGATCTTGCCAGGGCTGGCGCGCTGCTCGACGAAGCCGGCTGGGCAAAAGGCAGCGGCGGCATGCGCGAAAAGGGCGGCACGCCGCTGCGCCTGCTGGTCATCACCTATCCGCAGCGCCCGGATCTCGTCACCATGCTGCCGGTGGTCAAGGCGGAACTCGCCAAGATCGGCATCGCGGTCGATACGCAGGTGGTGGAGAACATCCAGCAGGTAGCTTCGGCCGGCGACTTCGACATCGCGCTCTGGGCGCAGCACACGGCCCCGAGCGGCGACGCCGCCTTTTTCCTGAACTCGATGCTGAGAAGCGGCGCTTCGCTGAACTATGCGAAATATGCCTCGCAGGACTTCGACGCGATCCTCGACCGATTTGCGACCGAGGGCGATCCGGCAAAGCGGGTGGCGATCGCGCTGGATGCTCAGCAGAAGATCTTCGCCGATGCGCCCGCCTCCTTCCTGGTATCGCCCGTGTGGTATGTCGGCCTGTCGAAGCGGCTGAAGAACTACGAACCGTGGGGATCCGACTACCACGTGCTGCGCGCCGATATCGGCGAGACGGAGTAG
- a CDS encoding ABC transporter permease, with protein MRLARFGMQSITGLLAVSLASFSVITLMPADPVAIAIRVWSLPATEETVAALRAEWGLDQPLLLRYLHWLADFLGGDWGRSFRTGEPVLAEFAERLPVSLTLGLAGLALAIGLAIPLGFFSAAYPGGIADRMSRALSVFVQAVPAFWLGLVLLWVLGVQLRWIRPFANDWTAIVLPVLLIALHSVAVLSRVYRRDLKETAGQPHFRTALAKGLSEKQALWRHGHRSALYALLSAVRSEAGWVIGSTATMEILFGLAGISQFLVQSIAARDQMVLQAYVMVIAVWMLVMNAGANLAMRLLDPRLA; from the coding sequence ATGCGACTGGCCCGGTTCGGCATGCAATCGATAACGGGGCTGCTGGCGGTTTCGCTCGCCTCTTTCTCGGTCATCACCTTGATGCCGGCCGATCCGGTCGCGATCGCCATTCGCGTCTGGAGCCTGCCGGCGACGGAGGAAACCGTCGCAGCGTTGAGGGCGGAGTGGGGGCTCGATCAGCCGCTGCTGCTTCGCTATCTCCATTGGCTGGCAGACTTCCTCGGCGGAGATTGGGGGCGCTCCTTCCGGACCGGAGAGCCCGTGCTTGCCGAATTCGCCGAGCGGTTGCCGGTCTCGTTGACGCTCGGCCTCGCCGGCCTGGCACTGGCGATCGGGCTGGCAATTCCGCTCGGGTTCTTCTCAGCGGCCTATCCCGGGGGTATTGCGGATCGGATGAGCCGGGCTCTGTCGGTCTTCGTTCAGGCGGTGCCTGCCTTCTGGCTGGGCCTCGTCCTTCTCTGGGTCCTCGGTGTGCAGCTGCGCTGGATCAGACCCTTCGCCAATGATTGGACCGCGATCGTCCTGCCCGTCCTGCTGATCGCGCTGCATTCCGTCGCTGTTCTCTCCCGCGTCTATCGGCGCGACCTAAAGGAGACCGCCGGGCAGCCGCATTTCCGCACGGCACTTGCCAAGGGCCTGTCGGAAAAGCAGGCGCTCTGGCGGCACGGCCACCGCAGCGCGCTCTATGCCCTCTTGTCGGCAGTCCGTTCCGAAGCGGGCTGGGTGATCGGCAGCACCGCGACCATGGAAATCCTTTTCGGCCTTGCCGGCATCAGCCAGTTCCTGGTGCAGAGCATCGCGGCACGCGACCAGATGGTGCTGCAGGCCTATGTCATGGTCATTGCCGTCTGGATGCTTGTGATGAATGCCGGCGCCAATCTCGCCATGCGCCTTCTCGATCCGCGTCTCGCCTGA